cctgtctcggagatctacggacaattccttcgacctcatggcttggtttttgctctgacattaattgttaactgtgggaccttatatagacaggtgtatgcctttccaaatcatgtccaatcaatttaatttaccacaggtggactccagtcaagttctagaaacatctcaaggatgatcaatggaaacaggatgcacctgagctcaatttcgagtcttatagcaaatggtctgaatacttatgtaaataaggtattgtttAGTTTTTtgcactaaacaatacatttgcaaaaatgtgtgtagattgctgagaaaaaatatatatttaatctattttagaaaaaAATAaggctaacaaaatgtggaaaaagtcaagggttctgaatacttccgtgttttatttttcatatgtttttacaaatgttagaatttgtcTTCTacttgacattacagagtattgtgtgtagattgtttattatatatatatttttcacaatTAAATAATtttatcccactttgtaacacaacaaaatgtggaaaaagtcaaggggtgtgaatacttcctgatggaactgtgtgtatatatagaaaaTGATTGCAGTTTATCAAGTTCATGCAGATTTTTTGTGTGGTTTTCATATGGTGTATTTAACTTTTATGTTTAATAAACACATAATGGGACTTTCCATTCTAAGACTTTGAGACTCTCTCTTTAGTATACATCACATCTGATATCACCCTATTCTGCACACAAACAACAGGCTTTATAACCAATATAGAGAATtgtcgatgtcacaggaaggccaaaacgatcatcaaggacatcaactacccgagccacggcctgttcaccctgctatcatcgagaaggcgaggtcagtacaggtgcatcagagctgggaccaagagactgaaaaacagcttctatctcaaggctgttaaatagccatcactagctggcctCCATCCAGTACGCTGTCCTGAACTTAAGTCACAGTCAGCCTGCTACCatccagttactcaaccctgcacctagaggctgctgccctatgtacatagacatggaatcactggtcactttaataattaaacacGGGTCACTTTGATGTTTACATagtgttttactcatttcatatgtatttactgtattttagtcaatgccatccTATACAACTGTTGCTGTACAACTATTGCTGTATACAGTTCCAGTCtaaatactattttctacattgtgcaaagctgtcagcaaggcaaagggtgtctactttgaagaatctcaaatataaaatatattttgatttgtttagcactttttttggttactacatgattccatatttcataggtttgatgtctttgctattattctacaatatagaaaataatacaaataaagagtaggtgtgtccaaacttttgactggtactgtatatactattctatccacatactgcCCATAATGTCTACAGATCCCATCACATTTATACTCCAGACTccgctcatcctaatatttatatatttcttatttccaatcttttacttttagatctgtgtgtattgttgtgaagtgttagatattactgcactgctggagctagggacacaagcattttgctacacccgcaataacatctgctaaatatgtgtatgcgaccaataagatttgatttgatttggatttataCAGGTaagtgccaaaataaaggaaacaccaacataaactgTCTGAATAGGGCATTGAGACACCACGACCCactagaacagcttcaatgcaccttggcatagattcaaCATGTGTCTGGaagtctattggagggatgcgacaccattcttccacaagaaatttggtgttttgttgatggtggtgtatAACGCCTTCTCGGGTACCGCTCCAGAATTggtttgagatctggtgactgagacccacacaccctttaaaccccctatgctcctttgagagcCCTCTTTCAATGTCACTTTGATCTATTATTTTAGCATTGGTAGCCAATATGATGGGAAACTTTtgctcaagtgtttcctttatttgggCAGTTAGCTATACACTTGCTAAATATACCTACACACTAACAAACACTGTCGGGTTTGTCTGACGATGACTTTTGACTTTTAATAGCTGACTTATTTTAACCCCAACATCATATTTATGTACACCATGATGGGTTTAACACCAATGAAGTCATTCTGTAACTACAGTACAGGACTCAAACGTAGTGGGGATGGGTAAACACTCCATGTTGAAagtgtgtttattgtgtgtgtgtacgtatctGAAGGAGTGTCTGTATAATCTGTatcataacatcaaagatccaccaccacattttacagtaggtatggagtTATTTTCTGCTTATGCATTATCATTTCGATGCCAAATGTGCGGGAAAAAgagtatatagactttttctactgtattattgaccgtatgtttgtttattccatgtgtaactgttgttgtatgtgtcgaactgctgtgctttatcttggccaggtcgcagttgtaaatgagcaGTTGtaattgttctcaactagcctacctggttaaataaaggtgaaataaaaaaattaaaaatcagcagcacctctggaccctcctcctggaagagagaggtgatacagattacacagacatacactccctcaggtatatacacacacagataaacacacttTCAACATAGTGTTTACCCATCCTCACTACATTTGAGTCCTATACTGTCGTTACAGAATGACTTCCACTTGTTGAAATTGGCCTACAACAGAATAACAAAAATAAAACACATGCATTACCATGGTAGAAATTGAAAGAGAACACTTTGATTATGGTAAATTATCAGAcaaaaggtgaggacacaacagttcacctgacacaagactgaatccagaCATGACATTGTTAATTTGATGTGCATTTTATATTTACTGTACATTTCTCAGCATTTTGCCATTGAGGAATTGAAGCAAGCACACTTGTCATTTCGTTGTTGTTTGTAACACAGCCCCGCTGGACATAAATTTGATGTTGTGGGTAAATATGAGTCATCGATGATAAGTCAAAAGTCAGACAAACCTGATTAAACCATTTTTGACGTGTACGGTaagtgtttgttagtgtgtgggtatgtgtaggTATATTTAGTAAGTGTATATTGGTTATAAAACACTGTCGGGTATGTATGCAGAATAGAGTGAGATCAGTGATGTATACTAAAGAGAGTCAATGAAAGTCTTAGAATGAAAAGTCAcattttgtgtttattaaacaAAAACAAGTGTTAAATACACCATAGGAAAACCACACACCTCAACTAAAAATCTGGATGAACTTGATAAActcaattatttttttcattcaAAATCTGGAAGTAATGAAATAGGCATTTGTGAACATCATATATcctacacagtacaaacacaatatGTAACAGACATTTTAGACTTAAATATGCTTTATTATTTCACACAATTCTGGATGCAATATTCTACCCAGGAATATTCAACACTGAAATCTGTTACTCGTTATTCCAAatgcatctgtggatcttttctgCAGACAACAATGACAATGCACCtttgtctttaatgcagggttTGATCTAAACGTCAGAAGACCTTTCTCCCATatggaccttcaggtgcatcttcaggtTGCAAGCCTGGGCGAAGCGCAtttgacactgggtacagctataaggtttctcccctgtgtggaccctctggtgtctCTTCAGGGTGCCGGCCTGAGCaaagcgcatgtgacactggTTACAGCTGAAGGGTTTTTCCCCTGTGTGgatcctctggtggatctccaccttctgggggtagctgaagcctttgttacaaAACATGCAGAGGAACCTTTTCTCTTTACTACCGCCTGATGTTGCTCCCCCTCCCTGAGCCTGGGCTCTAGCCATGTCgtttgagttcaatacctgatcGAAAAGGACGCGTCCGTGTGAATCGGAAGGTGCCATCGACGTGGACACAGGGTCGCGATCCCTGAGCGAGTGTAAAGGGTAGTGGGTTGCAACATTTGGATTTGCCTGTAAGCTTTCCCTGTAGTCTAAGAAGTCACTAGTGTTAACCTGCGGCTGGCCTCCTAAGTGAGTCTTGTCTGCATTCCATGTCAGAGGAGCATCGccctccactttcacagtcaTCTCATCTATGACCAGACCCTCTCCTTTCTTATCTAGGCGcccttcagagtatacactactactgtaccggtTCCAGTCCCCTCTCATTGGATTAGTCTGTGTATCTAAGCCCACAGGCATGTCACCAggtatcatctctgtctctgtaacataTGAACAGGATGGATCATTGCCAGTCTGTAATGCGTCACCCGAGTCCTGATGGGACAGAACCGTCCTCGGGCTCAGGTTACCGTGAAGTAAATACTTTGAACGGGGAGCAGGAGGACAGCCCAGTCGCTCCAGCACTGTTAAAGtttttgtgtctgtctctgacttgaggaTGGCGTTTGGCATTCCATTGACCTCCGTTATGCTGCATTGGGTCCTAGGCTGCGCTGGGGTGATGGTGGGGTCCTCCGTAGCTACAGGGGGCACTCCAGCCAAtccagtctggatgtctctgctgtgttttgggtcctcctctccttcagacctCTCCAGCTTGACCCCAGGACCTGCAGCCTCTGCATCTGCAGACTAACACAAGAAGAGAGGAGGTGATTATCAGTACATGAATTGAACTGGATAACAATGGAAGTcttacttccgacttcaaatgtacatGAACCTGTACATGTATGCAAGTGAATAGCTGAGGGGAGCCAATCTGAAATAAACTGGCAACATTTGATGTGATGTAATACTATTGcactaacctctatcacaataacttgctgggttgaggttccactccactcatcaacagtgattggttggtcatctctccatgtattgtgtcccgctggcttcacaaagctcctgtAGCCTCCAGTGAGATGCCCTTCACCTGAGAGAGTGATTTGGGCAAAAGAGGTGGttcacgacatcgcagacaaaaattacaaatagtatccgtaatgttcgTAGAAATATTTccaacgttttttataatcaatcctcaggttgtttttacaatatctaaatcgataatatatcaaccgggaatgtagcttcttcaatagaagagagagagaaaatggctgctccaagctgttgcgcatacaaaacgctgctggcacccagccatacaatgacgcgatgtgatctttctcgctcatttttcaaaataatagcctgaaactatgtctaaagactgttcacaccatggggaagccataggaaaaggaatcggattgatatccctttaaatggagcgaaggcaggctatggaacatggagctttcaaaagaGGCCACTTCCttgtttgattttcctcaggttttcgcctgcaatatcagttctgttatactcacagacaatattttgacagttttggaaactttatagtgttttctatcccaatctgacaattatatgcatattctagagtctgggcctgagaaataggcagtttaatttgggtacgttttttcatccaaacatcaaaatactgccccctacactcaagaggttaagTTAGGTACTGTCATTGCTATATTGTACACTATTGGCAGTTTTGACACTGACTAGAATTGGCAAGGATGTAAATCGGCCAATCAGCCCGCGGCTGGTTTGAGTATTTTTTTACAAACTCAATATACTTTGAAATTACTAAActctgtgtagaaatgataatggtcCCACATTCATACAGTTTCATGATTGTGTCCAGCTTACTAATAATCAATTAAATCAATTAAGGTAGCATCCAAAAACGATGGATGGAGGACAATTATTTTGTTAATTTTGACAGCAAGgaaacattttaaattcagtgCAGTCCTCCAGACCTCAATGGACAACTTCTTGataatgtttatatatattttccagTTTTTTAAACAccaaatacaaaacatacacatgaaCAACAACTTACAGACGCACACAAACAGACTACATCCGCATTCTCACACCTCCATCACTAGTGCTTGCCACATGGCCTTAAATAGTTTTTCCTCGGTCGCCCATGCTATTTCAATAATAATCATTCGATTTTTTCCATTTGGTTAATGATGGCGGATTCAATGATTTCCACGATTTTAATATACACAGTACGTTCTTTCAAGATGAATGATGAGAAGAAAAACGTCCagcccattgggtatctcactacacccccattTGTCATGTTTTCATTTAGTAAGTAATAGGAAATGCAATAAATTATCCTCGGACTTCTGCtaaatgtacctcttgccattcctctgCATCGGACGAGGGTCTTGGCACTACAGGGACGACTGGCGAGAACGCGTTCTCGCGTTGTCCTCTCTGCGCGCTCCCGTGCCACTTTCGATTCCAgtagtttcctccgcaatgccatgttttctttctggcttcgagttatttccaaacgaaacactgcatagtcatcgtctacgagtttacagatctctgccacggctgcattcgctagAACCTCCAtaatggaggctatttgagtgtgaaacaccatacagttagccattgtttgCTAACGTTAGCAGCTAGCGTTAACTAGATAATGTCCTGACTATAACGCGAATGAAAGACTACCTGGGGTACATATGTGATACTGTGCTGTTAAATTTGTCATATTTTGAGTTCCATGGTGTGAATAAATGTCTAAATAAAAACCGATAACGTGGAAATGGTTGTTGGTCACTTCACTTgtttcttcttctttggtataATGGCGTTTGCAACAATTATATGTGCATTGCGCCACCTACTGTACACGTGGATAATAAAGTCACCTCCCAAAAAATGTGGTGtaaaaaatacatataaaaaATTCCATACAAACTATCAAAAACGAAATGTTAAACTAAATCAGCCTGCTTTTCTGTTCTAATCAGGTCGCTACACAAGCTCAGAATGATCCTGTGAGGGCGGGACATTTCCTAACGACAGTAGTCCTTGCAGTGCTTCTGCCATTAAGTCTCGGAGGACGAAAATCTTCTTGGCTCCAGATATGTCCAGCTTCTTGGACACTTGTGCAGTTAACAACTGTAGCTATAAATGCTACAAAATACACCTTATTCACAATATTTGTATCCAGATTGACGTATAACATTTGCAACTGGTTGAGGTGCATCCACTGCAATATCTTCTTCAGAACATGCCCCTTcaactttcttcactgcctccaCGTAGGAGATTTGCTGTACAGCCCTGATCCTTGACACCTCAACCGCTTTCACCCTAAGAGGTCACTCAGGAAATTCGGAAATATGATCCCCAccagaaggtgtttagcttgtctgggagcaagatgtcGGTGACCGCGACgaggctggttttccctttgtaatctgtgattgtctgtagaccctgccacatacgtctcgtacTGCAGACTGTAAACACAAATTGCACAGAAGAGAATATGAAGGTTTATATAAGAAATTCTTTGctgtacacacagaaacatgatgttataacaTTTTAACCACAGTCAAGCCTATCTATCACTGTGATTCAAGTTCCTAACATTATGAAGCCATTGGAGTTTAttttaaagtttttaaaaaattcttaaatgtacccctttttctccctaattttgtggtatccaattggtagttacagtcttgtcccatcactgcaactcagGAGAGGCGTAGGTCGAGAGCTGTACGTCCTCCGGAaaacaacccagccaagccgcactgcttcttgacacaatgcccgcttaacccggaagtcagctgcaccaatgtgtcggggaaaacaccgtacacctggcgatcTGTCAGCATGcattgtgcccggcccgccacaggagtcgctagtgcacgatgggacaagaacatccctgccggccaaaccctcccctaacccggacgacgctgggccagttgtgagccgccccatgggtctcagGGGCACGGCCGcatgcgacagagcctggactcgaaccaggatctctagtggcacagctagcactgcgccactcaggaggcctatTTTTAAAGTTTTGATTCAAGAATTAAGTAAACGTTTTGGTTCGACAGTAATAAGTAAAACTCAGTCCCTGTAATGACACAAACAAAAGACTAGTCAGTTAGTACAGAGTCAgttttgtatttaatttaaacAAAATGGTCATATAGTCAACTGTGAACTACATTACTTTTATTGCAAAAAACGATAAATGATAACATTAATTTGAATACTTTGGAAAAGGttcaacattacattacacacagcTTCACTATTTCACGTCACGTATACATGAATTAAGGCACTGTCATTATCTCACTATAAAGCAGTATCAACCTAAAGGGACAAAGCATTTTTACAGACACCATCACCATAATCATCTACTCCGCCTCATCATCCTTAATTCACATCATCCACTTTTCTATACATCTAAATCCAACAGAATTCATTACAATCTAACTAGTTCTATATTTTCAGTGCATACAAGCAAACTGCCTCTCTCCcatgtggaccttcaggtgcctCTTCAAGTGGTGCtggtgggagaacctcttctcacactgggggcagctgtatggtttctcccctgtgtggaccctctggtgcctcttcagctTGGAGGAGTGGGAGAAACTCGCCCGACACAGGTGGCAGCCgaaaggtttctcccctgtgtgcatCCTCTGGTGGTTCTCCACCTGTTTGGGGAAGCTGAAGGCTTTCCCACAGAATGAACACGGGAAGCGCTTCTCTTTGCCACCAGATCTACTGATGGCATTACTACTACTGTCATTTGTCAATAGGCTTGTGTAGCCATTTAGTGTTGAGGCACTGGCATTGtctgaggtctggtttaacaTAGGGAGAGTGTGTGAAGGATGAAagccagggagtgtctgtgttgTGGCAGGGTCCATGTTCCAAttgatagatcctatagaaggcaggctGAAGGCAGCACCTGTTAAGGGGTTAACCTGAGGCGCAATCAGTCTTTTTGTatcacaactataggagcaggaTGGAGCATCGCTAGCAGAGTCTGTATCTGTTCTCTCCAGCTGCATACGGACACCTCCCCATCCCCGTAGACCAAATCTAAGTCTCGCCTTCGTCTCAgccagtctgttgtcatggagaaTGAGTTCGGATGTTGTTTTGTGTTCGACTGTCTGTTTCTGGTAGTGGTCAACAATGTTGTTCACCAGCCCAGAGTTGAGGACGCTGTCCCATCCActgacctccactatgtcacctctGGTCCTGGCCTGCTCAGTGATGTTGTCCCCTGGGTCCTTGCCTGCACCGGTCTGGGTCTGGGAATCCGAGATGGCTTCCCAGTCTCCTGTGTTAGCCTTCAGCCATCCACCTGCAGGAAGAGGTTAGAAAATATACTTTATAAACATGGCAGAGAAAACTCTACATATGAAGTATTTTGTTAATTACCTGGTAAAGTTAATACATTATAATGTTTGTGTTTTTTGTATGTAAaaatttgttttttaattttatGAATGAAGAGAAAAGTATAGCCAGGTGCATCATTATTCCCATTGAAAATAtattactgtatgtaggctatatgtatttcTCCCTTACTTTTctcccccatctttagtccactcagcagattaatgctctctggtctgtcttctaCTGTCTCCTCTTTGACCAACAAcagatcaggcttcccatcctccatgtctactgactgtaagagatacagagtgagaggatgttggatcaagaaAGCTGATATGAGCACCCTGCAATTGAGCATCTTCTGATTGGGCAATGAAGGATTGCCATGAGTACTATGCAAAtgttagttgatttgattacTAGACACTTTTTAATGGTTTGATCATTCAAAGGCATGTTCCCACACTTAAGACAAAAATCAATCAAGACCTTTGAATCaaatttattggtcacgtacacatattttgcagatggtattgcaggtgcagcgaaatgcttatgtttctagctccaagagtacctaacaatacaaaacaattcaCAGAAGAACAATATTTAAGAAGGATCAGAAGAGTCCGGAAaacagtgtgatggtttggggatgctttgctgcctcaggacctggacgacttgccttaatagaaagGAACCATGagttctgctctgtatcagataattctacaggagaatgtcagtcCATCCATCTGAGCTGAAGCACAGCttggtcatgcagcaagacaatgatccaaaacaaacaatcaagtctacatgaaaatggttaaaaagcaacaaatgtgaagttttgtAAAGGCCTAGTCAAAGACCAGACCTAATCCCTATTGGGATGTTGTGGCCAGACTTGAAATGAGCATTTAATGTTTGAAAACCaacaaatgtcgctgagttaaagcagttctgcattcAAAAGTGAGCGAAAATCCCTCCACAACGACATgggagactgatcaacaactacaggaaccatttggttgcagtcattgcagctaaaggtggcacaccCAGTTATTGAGtataagggggcaattactttttcacacagtggaattgggtgttgcataactttgttaattaaataaaatatatatttgaggggattatttgtaaactcaggttccctttatctgatattaggttttggttgaagatctgatgacATTCAGTATAAAAAATATGTGGAAATAGAGAAAATCCTAAAGGAGGCACATACTTTTTCACGGCACaaaaaaaattcaaataaaatgacaacagatttttttttaaattaaaaatatcACAACGTCCCTTGTTTCATGAGCCGTTATAAAAgttctcagaaatgttccatacacacaaatcctgcttcttcacctgcgggatcgtctgagccACCcaggcagctgatgaaactgggggtttgcacaaccgaagaatttctacacaaactgtcagaaaccacaaactgtcagaaactgtctcgttgtcctcaccagggtcttgacatgCCTGCAGTTCGtcgttgtaaccgacttcagtgggcaaatgttcaccttagATGGCCACTGGCCCGCTggggaagtgtgctcttcacggatgaattccGGTTTCAACTGCACCGGGCAGGTGGCAGACAGTATGGCGTCTTGCGGGCGAGCGACTTGCtgacgtcaacgttgtgaacagaacgccccgtggtggtggagttatggtatggggaGGCATAAGCTATAgataacgaacacaattgcattttattgctggcaatttgaatgcacaaagatactGTAACGACATCCTGAGTCCCATTGTTGTGCCactcatccgccaccatcacctcatgtttcagcatgataatgcacagcccaatgtcacaaagatctgtacacaattcctggaagctgaaaatttcccagttcttccatgacctgcatactcaccagacaccattgagcatttttgggatgctctggattgacgagTACGACCGCGTGTTCCATGTTTTTATTTATATCTTTTTTTATTAACCCCCCCCTTCGGAGGACAAATATCgtcgttttttttttacagcttttttgCTGCATATACCTACATTTTCCATATACATTTTCCATTcatggtacttttatataaagcagtcacgtaacaataatacattagcaaacataaactctttaatcccaaccctcagccactctcagcccatcccacctatcaccatagaccaccctcgttTGGTTTCCATATGCCACATATTTTTCAATTGTGTTGTTTTACAAAATGTTTGAACCTTTCCAATCGTATATTATCCACAGATTGTAAcctaaagatgaaaacctttcctacaGGTacttttatattatttattgactgactatggctttccaaattgcccaacactgctatttgtaaggttaattttaagtgcattttttaaccattccttaacctgtgaccagaaacaagctacataggggcaataccagaataaatctatctattgattctgtctcttcgcaacaaactctacagagctgagattgttgcatgccccatatacagtggggcacaaaagtatttagtcagccaccaattgtgcaagttctcccacttaaaaagatgagagaggcctgtaattttcatcataggtacaccaactatgacagacaaaatgagaaaaaaaaatccagaaaatcacattgtaggatttttaatgaaattatttgcaaattatggtggaaaataagtatttggtcaataacaaaagtttatctcaatactttgttatataccctttgttggcaatgacagaggtcaaacgttttctgtaagtcttcacaaggttttcacacactgttgctggtattttggcccattcctccttgcagatctcctctagagcagtgatgttttggggctgttgctgggcaacacggactttcaactccctccaaagattttctatggggttgagatctggagactggttaggccactccaggaccttgaaatgcttcttacgaagccactcctttattgcccgggcggtgtgtttgggatcactgtcatgctgaaagacccagccacgtttcatcttcaatgcccttgctgatggaaggaggttttcactcaaaatctcacgatacatggccccattcattctttcctttacacggatcagtcgtccttgtccctttgcagaaaaacagcccccaagcatgatgtttccacccccatgcttcacagtaggtatggtgttctttggatgcaactcagcattctttgtcctccaaacacgacgagttgagtttttaccaaaaagttatattttggtttcatctgaccatatgacattctcccaatcttcttctcgatcatccaaatgctctcttgcaaacttcagatgggcctggacatgtattggcttaagcaggaggacacgtctggcactgcagaatttgagtccctggcggtgtagtgtgttactgatggtaggcttcgttactttggtcccagctctctgcaggtcattcactaggtccccccgtatggttctgggatttttgctcaccgttcttgtgataattttgaccccacggggtgaaatcttgcgaagagccccagatcgagggagattatcagtggtcttgtatgtcttccatttcctaataattgctcccacagttgatttcttcaaaccatgcTGCTtccctattgcagattcagtcttcccagcctggtgcaagtctacaattttgtttctggtgtcctttgacagctctttggtcttagccatagtggagtttggagtgtgactgtttgaggttgtggacaggtgtattttatactgataacaagttcaaacaggtgccattaatacaggtaacgagtggaggacagaggagcctcttaaagaagaagttacaggtctgtgagagccataaatcttgcttgtttgtaggtgaccaaatacttattttccaccataatttgccaataaattcattaaaaatcctacaatgtgattttctggatttttttttgtctgtcatagttgaagtgtacctatgatgaaaattacaggcctctctcatctttttaagtgggagaacttgcataattggtggctgactaaatactcctcccccccactgtatatagcattCTGTCAGTGGCAAGTATGTTATATAATAATTTCAATTGAAAAACTCTAAGTGTTGAATCAAGTGTAGATTTtgt
This sequence is a window from Oncorhynchus tshawytscha isolate Ot180627B linkage group LG34, Otsh_v2.0, whole genome shotgun sequence. Protein-coding genes within it:
- the LOC121841791 gene encoding zinc finger protein 34-like, which codes for MANCMVFHTQIASIMEVLANAAVAEICKLVDDDYAVFRLEITRSQKENMALRRKLLESKVARERAERTTRERVLASRPCSAKTLVRCRGMARGEGHLTGGYRSFVKPAGHNTWRDDQPITVDEWSGTSTQQVIVIESADAEAAGPGVKLERSEGEEDPKHSRDIQTGLAGVPPVATEDPTITPAQPRTQCSITEVNGMPNAILKSETDTKTLTVLERLGCPPAPRSKYLLHGNLSPRTVLSHQDSGDALQTGNDPSCSYVTETEMIPGDMPVGLDTQTNPMRGDWNRYSSSVYSEGRLDKKGEGLVIDEMTVKVEGDAPLTWNADKTHLGGQPQVNTSDFLDYRESLQANPNVATHYPLHSLRDRDPVSTSMAPSDSHGRVLFDQVLNSNDMARAQAQGGGATSGGSKEKRFLCMFCNKGFSYPQKVEIHQRIHTGEKPFSCNQCHMRFAQAGTLKRHQRVHTGEKPYSCTQCQMRFAQACNLKMHLKVHMGERSSDV